A part of Aegilops tauschii subsp. strangulata cultivar AL8/78 chromosome 2, Aet v6.0, whole genome shotgun sequence genomic DNA contains:
- the LOC141042151 gene encoding uncharacterized protein, with protein MSSSTNKNRKMVRLHSSDGEEFEVAEEAIGGASAIIKGMLEEEEDSMVATNKVIPLPVTGPILSRVLEYVNRHSDEDGALYRDAPTADDPLRRFDDQFVQVDQDTLFDLMAAANYLEMQGLLDLTCRTVADQMLGKTTDEIRTHFYIHNDYTADEEEEHTEWQLAMEKLEPAASGHLPMMETMGERGSMDSSDCGATSGWSMDVLHDILSRLSIRDVVRMSILSREWRQLRICHPDLVLTLDTFLARTQVLVVVVTNQKIETTEFITNVNNLLRPLWSTSTTGTTTLDKFVIEFCLRRNDKYHIDRWVNFGTASRAKHIALDFTEFTYFDSSCCKNMYIFPLCKFSGQNGSCVKSLNLGYVPRFTEAQSRFSNLRNLNMNLLDHYFDPEDTSWVLGLVDLLELTPLLAEMELHIIKNGPRCWLPEPKMVTAVQGPLHRHLRSVHMSGICHVLGLIELALYILGNATVLERMVINPVAHPNRLTDDIHSFSEPVSVDEWDNYYIDETRVIAKQHLDRDEFRHILTFL; from the exons ATGTCGTCGTCCACTAATAAGAACAGGAAGATGGTCCGCCTCCACTCGTCGGACGGCGAGGAGTTCGAGGTGGCGGAGGAGGCCATCGGCGGCGCGTCGGCGATCATCAAGGGCatgctggaggaggaggaggactcgATGGTGGCCACCAACAAGGTGATCCCGCTGCCCGTCACCGGCCCCATCCTCTCGCGCGTGCTCGAGTACGTCAACCGGCACTCCGACGAGGACGGCGCCCTGTACCGCGACGCCCCCACCGCCGACGACCCCCTGCGGCGCTTCGACGACCAGTTTGTGCAGGTGGACCAGGACACGCTCTTCGACCTCATGGCGGCGGCCAACTATCTGGAGATGCAGGGGCTCCTGGACCTCACATGCCGGACGGTGGCGGACCAGATGCTGGGCAAGACCACCGACGAGATCCGCACGCACTTCTACATCCACAATGACTACACcgccgacgaggaggaggag CATACGGAGTGGCAACTGGCTATGGAGAAGCTGGAACCAGCTGCGAGTGG GCACCTACCAATGATGGAGACGATGGGGGAACGGGGTTCTATGGATAGCTCAGACTGTGGCGCCACGTCTGGGTGGTCCATG GATGTGCTGCATGATATACTGTCGCGGTTATCTATCAGAGATGTCGTGAGGATGAGCATACTCTCTCGTGAATGGAGACAGCTAAGGATATGCCACCCAGACCTGGTGCTCACCCTAGACACCTTCTTAGCCAGGACCCAGGTTTTGGTTGTAGTTGTTACTAACCAGAAAATTGAGACTACTGAATTCATCACCAATGTGAACAATCTATTGCGCCCACTGTGGTCTACTTCTACTACAGGTACCACTACGCTGGATAAGTTTGTCATCGAATTTTGTCTTCGCAGAAATGACAAGTATCATATTGATAGATGGGTTAACTTCGGCACCGCGTCAAGGGCTAAGCACATTGCTCTAGATTTCACAGAATTCACTTACTTCGACTCTTCGTGTTGCAAGAACATGTATATTTTCCCTCTGTGCAAATTCAGTGGTCAAAACGGCTCTTGTGTCAAGTCTCTTAATCTGGGCTAC GTGCCAAGATTCACTGAAGCCCAGAGTAGGTTCAGCAACTTGAGGAATCTGAACATGAACCTTCTTGATCACTATTTTGATCCAGAGGATACTAGTTGGGTTTTGGGACTGGTTGATCTCTTGGAATTAACACCTCTCTTAGCAGAAATGGAACTGCAT ATTATTAAGAATGGTCCTAGATGTTGGCTTCCTGAACCGAAGATGGTGACAGCTGTGCAGGGGCCTCTACATCGTCACCTCAGAAGTGTCCACATGTCGGGAATTTGTCACGTGTTGGGGCTAATTGAGCTGGCACTCTACATCCTTGGGAATGCTACTGTGCTTGAACGTATGGTAATAAATCCAGTGGCACATCCCAATAGACTTACCGATGATATCCATTCATTCAGCGAGCCTGTTAGTGTTGATGAATGGGACAATTACTACATCGATGAGACGAGGGTGATTGCAAAACAACACCTTGACAGAGATGAATTCCGCCATATCCTCACATTTTTATGA